The following are from one region of the Amylibacter sp. IMCC11727 genome:
- the tuf gene encoding elongation factor Tu, whose amino-acid sequence MAKEKFERNKPHVNIGTIGHVDHGKTTLTAAITKQFSNEFKAYDEIDGAPEEKARGITISTAHVEYETEGRHYAHVDCPGHADYVKNMITGAAQMDGAILVVNAADGPMPQTREHILLGRQVGIPHMVVFMNKVDQVDDEELLELVEMEIRELLSEYDYPGDDIPIIAGSALAALEDRDDNIGKDKIAELMAAVDEYIPTPARAVDQPFLMPIEDVFSISGRGTVVTGRVERGAINVGDSIEIVGIKDTTTTTCTGVEMFRKLLDRGEAGDNIGALLRGVDRDAVERGQVLCAPGSVNPHTKFEAEVYILTKEEGGRHTPFFANYRPQFYFRTTDVTGTVELPSGTEMVMPGDNLKFNVELIAPIAMEQGLRFAIREGGRTVGSGVVSKINE is encoded by the coding sequence ATGGCAAAAGAGAAGTTTGAACGTAATAAGCCGCACGTAAACATCGGCACGATTGGCCACGTTGACCACGGTAAGACAACGTTGACAGCTGCGATTACAAAGCAGTTTTCGAATGAGTTTAAAGCCTACGACGAGATCGACGGCGCGCCAGAAGAAAAAGCCCGTGGGATCACCATTTCCACAGCGCACGTTGAGTATGAGACTGAAGGTCGTCACTACGCCCACGTTGATTGCCCAGGCCACGCTGACTATGTGAAAAACATGATCACGGGTGCGGCGCAGATGGACGGCGCGATCTTGGTTGTGAACGCGGCTGATGGCCCTATGCCACAAACACGCGAGCACATCTTGCTGGGTCGCCAGGTTGGCATCCCGCACATGGTTGTGTTCATGAACAAAGTGGACCAAGTGGACGACGAAGAGCTGCTGGAACTCGTTGAAATGGAGATCCGTGAGCTGTTGTCCGAGTACGATTACCCAGGTGATGATATCCCAATCATCGCGGGCTCTGCTCTGGCTGCTTTGGAAGACCGCGACGACAACATTGGTAAAGACAAGATCGCTGAGCTGATGGCGGCTGTGGATGAGTACATCCCGACACCCGCCCGTGCGGTTGACCAGCCGTTCCTGATGCCAATCGAGGACGTGTTCTCAATCTCTGGCCGTGGTACAGTTGTAACAGGCCGTGTAGAGCGTGGCGCGATCAACGTTGGCGACAGCATCGAGATCGTTGGTATCAAAGACACGACAACAACCACATGTACGGGTGTTGAAATGTTCCGCAAGCTGCTGGATCGCGGTGAAGCAGGCGACAACATCGGCGCGTTGCTGCGTGGTGTTGACCGTGATGCGGTTGAGCGTGGTCAGGTATTGTGTGCGCCGGGTTCTGTGAACCCACACACAAAGTTCGAAGCTGAGGTTTACATCTTGACCAAAGAAGAGGGTGGCCGTCACACGCCGTTCTTTGCGAACTACCGTCCACAGTTCTACTTCCGTACAACGGACGTGACAGGCACAGTTGAGCTGCCATCTGGCACAGAAATGGTGATGCCGGGCGATAACCTGAAGTTCAACGTTGAGCTGATCGCCCCAATCGCGATGGAACAAGGCCTGCGCTTTGCGATCCGCGAAGGCGGCCGCACAGTGGGCTCCGGTGTTGTGTCCAAAATCAACGAGTAA
- a CDS encoding NAD-dependent epimerase/dehydratase family protein, whose amino-acid sequence MSRRKKILVTGGSGFIAKHIILQLLNDGFEVRASVRSLDRTPEIMDAMVQHAKDTRNLEKRLTFCQLDLMSDDGWSEALENCQALMHTASPFPMEQPDNEDDVIKPAVDGTLRALRAAQAAGVERIILTSSVVSIYNKRLAAGRNRYDETDWSENNSPMATAYSKSKTLAEKAAWNYVREHPELKLTTICPSLVLGPPLDETIGTSLKVIARLLSGKDPMVPNLGMALVDVRDVAQMHVRALQRPESAGNRYIGSERFMWMRDIALVLKAEYPDRKIPMRVAPDWLMRIMGMFDKTIKSILPSLGHEVPLDNSAAAEVLGIEFIEARQAIRTSASSLIRAEIV is encoded by the coding sequence ATGTCGCGTCGAAAGAAAATTCTGGTTACAGGCGGGTCTGGGTTTATCGCCAAGCATATCATTTTGCAGTTGTTGAATGACGGCTTTGAGGTGCGGGCGTCTGTGCGGTCTTTGGATCGGACCCCTGAAATTATGGATGCAATGGTTCAGCATGCCAAAGACACGCGCAATTTGGAAAAACGGCTGACATTTTGCCAACTTGATCTGATGTCTGATGATGGATGGTCCGAGGCGTTGGAAAATTGCCAAGCGTTGATGCACACCGCATCACCCTTTCCCATGGAACAGCCCGACAATGAAGACGATGTGATCAAGCCTGCGGTGGATGGCACGTTGCGTGCGTTGCGCGCAGCCCAAGCGGCGGGTGTTGAGCGTATTATTCTGACATCATCTGTGGTGTCGATTTACAACAAACGGTTGGCGGCAGGGCGTAATCGGTATGATGAAACCGATTGGTCTGAAAACAATTCGCCCATGGCCACGGCTTATTCCAAATCCAAAACACTGGCGGAAAAAGCGGCGTGGAATTACGTGCGCGAGCATCCTGAGTTGAAACTGACGACGATTTGCCCTTCGCTGGTGTTAGGGCCGCCGCTGGATGAAACAATTGGCACATCGTTGAAGGTGATTGCGCGTCTGTTGTCTGGCAAAGATCCGATGGTACCCAATCTGGGCATGGCTTTGGTGGATGTGCGCGATGTGGCGCAGATGCATGTGCGTGCGTTGCAGCGGCCCGAAAGTGCAGGCAATCGGTATATCGGGTCTGAACGGTTTATGTGGATGCGCGACATCGCATTGGTGTTAAAGGCGGAGTATCCTGATCGGAAAATTCCGATGCGCGTCGCGCCTGATTGGCTGATGCGGATCATGGGGATGTTCGACAAAACGATTAAGAGCATTTTGCCATCCCTTGGGCATGAAGTGCCTTTGGACAATTCCGCCGCTGCCGAAGTGTTAGGTATTGAATTCATCGAGGCGCGGCAGGCCATTCGGACATCCGCATCGAGCCTGATCCGCGCAGAGATTGTGTGA
- a CDS encoding IS66 family transposase — MPDAPDIIPSEPTELREFTVGLLAELKNRDLLIEKLRHQVAGQNSHRFGSKAEGIDQLQLRLEDEEVAQAVIAPNAPPEQPAAHAKIKPKRKPLPDHLPRVERVLSVGDDCAECGGALRELARDTTEELEYVPGRFVVNQIIRPRVACKCCEAISQAPLPSRPIEKGIPGPGFLAHVLISKYMDHLPLYRQAQIFAREGLDIDRSTLAGWVGKSAALLEPLAMAIKRHVLSGQAIFADDTPVKMLAPGIGKTKTARLWAYDRDERPWASDTPPAAWYEFTLDRRGIRPSEHLKGYQGWMHADGYAGFEELYRSGQIKEVACMAHIRRKFVDVFKSQGSHVAEEAIQRIAQLYAVEKEARGSPPGQRVALRQQKAKPILDDLESWLQGELPKLSGKTPLANAIRYALTRMKRLRDYLDHGFLELDNNTAERSMRGIAIGRKNYMFMGSERGGQSAAIIYTLMETAKLNNVDPQEWLTDVLTRIANHKINRIDELLPWNYKG, encoded by the coding sequence ATGCCCGATGCACCCGATATAATCCCCTCCGAACCCACAGAGTTGCGCGAGTTCACCGTTGGATTATTAGCCGAGTTGAAGAACCGTGACTTGCTTATTGAGAAGCTGCGCCATCAGGTTGCAGGGCAGAACAGTCACCGCTTTGGATCGAAGGCCGAGGGCATCGATCAGCTACAATTGCGACTTGAGGATGAAGAAGTTGCTCAAGCTGTGATCGCGCCCAATGCGCCGCCTGAGCAACCTGCTGCGCATGCAAAGATCAAACCCAAGCGTAAACCACTGCCTGATCATCTGCCACGCGTGGAACGGGTTCTTTCTGTCGGTGATGACTGCGCCGAGTGTGGAGGTGCACTGCGCGAGTTGGCCCGCGATACAACAGAAGAGCTGGAATACGTCCCGGGACGCTTTGTCGTGAACCAGATCATCCGCCCCCGCGTGGCCTGTAAGTGTTGCGAGGCAATCAGCCAAGCACCACTGCCGTCACGCCCGATTGAGAAGGGCATTCCCGGCCCAGGGTTCTTAGCCCATGTGTTGATCAGCAAATACATGGATCACTTGCCGCTCTACCGTCAGGCACAAATCTTTGCCCGTGAGGGCTTGGACATTGATCGTTCGACACTGGCGGGATGGGTGGGTAAATCCGCAGCGTTGCTGGAACCACTGGCGATGGCCATCAAACGTCACGTTCTGTCAGGCCAAGCCATCTTTGCCGATGATACGCCCGTGAAGATGCTGGCGCCAGGCATTGGCAAGACAAAGACAGCCCGCCTCTGGGCCTATGACAGGGACGAACGCCCTTGGGCCAGTGATACCCCACCAGCTGCTTGGTATGAGTTCACGCTAGACCGCAGAGGTATCCGACCAAGCGAACATCTCAAAGGTTACCAAGGCTGGATGCATGCCGATGGCTACGCAGGATTTGAAGAGCTTTACCGTTCTGGCCAGATCAAGGAAGTGGCCTGCATGGCCCATATCAGACGCAAGTTTGTAGACGTGTTCAAGTCCCAAGGCTCGCATGTGGCTGAAGAGGCCATACAGCGCATCGCCCAGCTCTATGCCGTAGAGAAGGAAGCACGCGGCTCACCGCCAGGCCAGCGCGTCGCACTGCGACAACAAAAAGCAAAACCTATTCTTGATGATCTGGAAAGCTGGCTGCAAGGCGAGTTACCCAAACTATCGGGCAAAACGCCATTGGCCAATGCAATCAGATACGCACTGACCCGCATGAAGAGGCTGCGTGACTATTTGGATCATGGCTTTCTGGAGCTGGACAACAATACAGCAGAACGATCCATGCGTGGCATTGCCATAGGCCGCAAAAACTACATGTTCATGGGATCTGAACGCGGGGGCCAGTCAGCTGCCATCATCTATACCCTCATGGAAACCGCCAAGCTCAACAACGTTGATCCCCAAGAGTGGCTCACAGACGTCCTAACCCGCATCGCCAACCACAAGATCAACAGAATTGATGAGCTGCTACCTTGGAACTACAAGGGGTGA
- the tnpB gene encoding IS66 family insertion sequence element accessory protein TnpB (TnpB, as the term is used for proteins encoded by IS66 family insertion elements, is considered an accessory protein, since TnpC, encoded by a neighboring gene, is a DDE family transposase.): MIPVPSNTRVWLAAGVTDMRRGFYTLASQAASVLEQDPYSGHLFVFRGRRGDLLKIIWWDQQGACLFSKRLEKGRFVWPAAKDGKISVTPAQLSMLLEGIDWRMPQKTWRPLQVG, encoded by the coding sequence TTGATCCCCGTTCCTAGTAATACACGGGTTTGGCTTGCGGCTGGCGTAACGGACATGCGGCGCGGCTTCTATACACTGGCATCGCAAGCGGCAAGCGTCCTAGAACAAGACCCGTACTCGGGCCATCTGTTTGTGTTCCGTGGCCGTCGGGGTGACCTTTTGAAGATCATTTGGTGGGATCAACAGGGCGCATGTCTATTCAGCAAGCGGCTGGAGAAAGGCCGCTTTGTTTGGCCTGCTGCAAAAGACGGCAAGATCAGTGTAACGCCCGCACAATTATCAATGCTGTTGGAAGGCATCGACTGGCGCATGCCCCAGAAGACGTGGCGGCCATTGCAAGTTGGATAG
- a CDS encoding transposase, translated as MSRGKKRFWSDDEKREICRQAATEGFSVAQVARRYAVNANLIHNWMKDPRFATPTEDITSPPEDAFLPVEVELSAQPIDRMVTTPSASALCATRVDLTLSDGRRVLIEGPTALSAVVGLVEGLAV; from the coding sequence ATGAGCCGAGGAAAGAAGCGCTTTTGGTCGGATGACGAGAAGCGAGAGATTTGCCGCCAAGCGGCAACGGAGGGCTTTTCTGTCGCGCAAGTTGCACGACGTTATGCAGTGAACGCAAACTTGATTCACAACTGGATGAAGGATCCCCGCTTTGCAACGCCCACGGAGGACATAACCTCTCCCCCCGAAGACGCTTTTCTGCCTGTCGAAGTTGAACTGAGCGCTCAGCCGATAGATAGGATGGTCACTACCCCTTCGGCTTCAGCTCTTTGTGCGACGCGCGTTGATCTAACGTTGTCGGATGGACGACGGGTTTTGATTGAGGGGCCAACAGCGCTGAGCGCGGTTGTGGGTTTGGTCGAAGGATTGGCCGTTTGA
- a CDS encoding helix-turn-helix domain-containing protein yields the protein MSKRLFTDREAAEYLGFSRAKIWLLMKEGKLASIKLGNSRRIEVSELDRFVNENAIAN from the coding sequence ATGTCTAAACGCCTATTCACCGACCGAGAAGCAGCCGAATACCTTGGCTTTTCAAGGGCTAAAATCTGGCTTCTTATGAAAGAAGGTAAGCTTGCTTCTATCAAACTTGGTAACTCACGCCGTATCGAAGTTTCTGAACTAGATCGTTTCGTAAACGAAAACGCTATCGCCAATTAA
- a CDS encoding tyrosine-type recombinase/integrase, which produces MRKELTNQFLKSLAAPDTGRVEISDTLRRGLRLRVYSGSPPRFVWMFEKRVKDGPKRKHTLGQYPQVSLALARSIAQEIATEAEKGIDRIANRKAEKLAEELAQANIKTTRQVLGIYEKLHLSNLRTHQERLRQLTSALKDQLDHPIQNLTKSHLQAAIDRKAGEGRKVAANRIRSTLRTFTRWAAQRDYIEADIGAGLPNATKEEIRERVLSLSEIHAIWEATFQMGSLWGPMLRLLILTGQRRSEIANLRWDEINTDKAQIVKSGSATKNGKPHTTHLSTAALNEIEALPSNNSEFVFTTTGKTPVSGHSKAKRRLDGLLEGVHPWRLHDLRTALATALAEAGEPESVVDRILNHVASGSAPSAVARVYNQSELLKQRAKALDRWADMVTGKRGKVTKLYG; this is translated from the coding sequence ATGCGCAAGGAATTAACTAACCAATTTCTGAAGTCTTTGGCAGCCCCAGACACGGGCCGTGTGGAAATATCCGACACGCTAAGGCGCGGTCTCAGGCTGCGCGTTTACTCAGGATCACCACCCCGCTTTGTTTGGATGTTTGAAAAGCGCGTCAAGGATGGACCAAAACGGAAGCACACGCTTGGCCAATACCCTCAAGTTAGTCTGGCTTTAGCGAGAAGCATCGCCCAAGAGATAGCAACCGAAGCTGAAAAAGGGATTGATAGGATTGCGAACCGCAAAGCCGAAAAGCTTGCGGAAGAACTCGCTCAAGCCAATATCAAAACAACGCGGCAAGTGCTGGGTATCTACGAAAAGCTGCACCTTTCCAATCTACGGACCCACCAAGAGCGCCTGAGGCAGCTTACAAGCGCCCTTAAGGATCAACTGGACCACCCAATTCAAAACCTAACGAAAAGCCACCTACAGGCCGCTATAGACCGCAAAGCGGGTGAAGGCCGTAAGGTCGCGGCAAACCGCATCCGATCCACGCTAAGAACGTTCACGCGCTGGGCAGCACAGCGGGACTACATAGAAGCTGACATTGGCGCTGGCCTTCCAAACGCCACCAAAGAGGAAATTCGCGAACGCGTTCTAAGCCTCTCTGAAATTCACGCGATTTGGGAAGCCACTTTTCAAATGGGAAGTCTCTGGGGTCCGATGTTGCGATTACTCATTTTGACGGGGCAACGCCGCAGTGAAATAGCCAATTTACGATGGGATGAAATCAACACGGACAAAGCGCAGATTGTGAAATCGGGTTCGGCGACCAAAAACGGCAAACCGCATACTACCCACCTCTCCACAGCAGCCCTTAACGAAATAGAAGCCCTGCCCAGCAACAACAGCGAATTTGTTTTCACCACCACAGGCAAAACGCCCGTATCAGGCCACAGCAAAGCCAAGAGGCGGTTGGATGGCCTTCTCGAAGGGGTTCACCCATGGCGATTACACGACTTACGCACAGCCCTCGCAACGGCCTTGGCTGAGGCGGGAGAACCCGAAAGTGTCGTGGACCGCATTTTGAACCACGTTGCCAGCGGATCAGCGCCGAGCGCAGTTGCGCGAGTATACAACCAATCTGAACTGTTGAAGCAACGTGCAAAGGCATTGGATCGTTGGGCGGATATGGTGACAGGTAAGCGTGGGAAAGTAACCAAATTGTATGGATAG
- a CDS encoding AMP-binding protein, producing MNAPQGTIRDWLDKRAGSDATAFLFPEGETTLTWGDLQTEAARIAAHVTAQGVAKGDSVAVMHPNGRGGVLALFGLLYGGFRATMINLVAGQDAIAYALEHSEAKFAFVHDQADPLFQSAAKGIEKLALDGAHTANLHSIAPTDHALLMYTSGTTGRPKGVVHTHASLLAGGWTPALAHELTQADRGYCVLPIYHINGLCVTVMGTLIAGGSLVMVPKFSASKFWTHIEDTGATWFSVVPTIISHLLHSTATPGQHKIRFGRSASSALAPETQTQFENRFNVPIVETMGLTETAAQMLSNPLPPGVRKIGSPGVAIGNETVILSKELQIVTDGSEGEIAVRGPNVMLEYLRNPQATSDTFTPDGWLRTGDLGRQDADGYFYVTGRLKELIIKGGENIAPREIDDALYAHPDVVEAAAFACPCDSYGERIEAAVKLTGNSKATINDLLEVCTSRLGKFKSPDTIHLMDELPKGPSGKIQRLKLAELTK from the coding sequence ATGAACGCACCTCAAGGAACCATCCGCGATTGGCTCGACAAACGCGCAGGCAGCGACGCCACCGCCTTTCTGTTTCCAGAAGGCGAAACAACACTTACATGGGGTGATTTGCAAACAGAGGCCGCCCGTATCGCCGCCCATGTCACCGCACAGGGCGTTGCCAAAGGTGACAGTGTAGCGGTCATGCACCCCAACGGGCGCGGCGGCGTGCTTGCTCTGTTTGGTCTGCTGTATGGCGGGTTCCGCGCCACGATGATAAATCTCGTGGCAGGGCAAGACGCCATTGCCTACGCATTGGAACACAGCGAGGCCAAATTCGCTTTTGTTCACGATCAAGCCGATCCTCTGTTTCAATCCGCCGCCAAGGGCATCGAAAAACTGGCCTTAGATGGCGCTCACACCGCTAATCTGCATTCCATCGCCCCAACAGACCACGCCCTCCTGATGTACACCTCAGGCACCACGGGCCGCCCCAAAGGCGTCGTCCACACGCACGCCAGCCTGCTCGCAGGGGGCTGGACACCCGCCCTTGCACACGAACTAACCCAAGCCGACCGAGGCTATTGCGTGTTACCGATTTACCATATCAACGGGCTCTGCGTGACCGTAATGGGAACCCTCATCGCAGGGGGCTCCCTCGTTATGGTCCCGAAATTCTCCGCCAGTAAATTTTGGACCCATATCGAAGACACGGGCGCCACATGGTTTTCTGTCGTGCCCACGATCATATCGCACCTGTTGCACAGCACAGCGACACCGGGTCAACACAAAATCCGTTTTGGCCGCTCTGCCTCCTCTGCCCTTGCCCCAGAAACCCAAACCCAGTTCGAAAATCGTTTCAACGTTCCCATCGTAGAAACCATGGGCCTAACAGAAACCGCGGCCCAAATGCTTTCGAACCCGCTACCTCCAGGCGTCCGCAAGATCGGCAGCCCAGGCGTTGCCATCGGCAATGAAACCGTCATCCTGTCCAAAGAACTGCAAATCGTCACCGATGGGTCCGAAGGCGAAATCGCAGTGCGCGGTCCGAATGTCATGCTCGAATACTTGCGCAACCCTCAGGCAACCTCCGACACATTCACGCCCGATGGCTGGCTGCGCACGGGCGATCTGGGCCGCCAAGACGCGGACGGCTATTTCTACGTAACGGGTCGGCTCAAGGAACTGATCATCAAAGGCGGTGAAAACATCGCCCCACGCGAAATCGACGATGCACTTTACGCACACCCAGATGTGGTCGAGGCCGCCGCCTTTGCCTGCCCCTGCGATAGCTATGGCGAACGAATAGAAGCGGCAGTGAAACTCACTGGCAATTCCAAAGCGACAATAAATGACCTGCTCGAAGTCTGCACATCACGGCTTGGCAAATTCAAAAGCCCAGACACGATCCACCTCATGGATGAACTGCCCAAAGGCCCATCTGGCAAAATTCAACGACTAAAACTTGCAGAACTCACGAAGTGA
- a CDS encoding aldehyde dehydrogenase family protein, with the protein MNVQDDLIAVDEILARAAAVQKAYETNATQDRYDRAAQAAAWAIMEPTRNKTLAELAVKTTGLGNVPDKIIKNHRKTLGLMRDIADAKTCGVVSDDPTTGITEIARPVGVVGAVVPSTNPAATPANNIINALKGGNSIVVAPSPKGVASCELLLEYIHAEFDKLGLSRDLVQMIPAPGSKAKTQRMMEGVNRVICTGSQNNVERAQTCGTPAVAVGAGNVTVIVDETADLKAAAEKITASKTFDNATSCSSENEVIVVDAVYDAFVAEMAKAGGALVQDEARIIAKLWPDGHLNREVIAQDADKMLHALGFADEVPADTKFLAVETTGIGPEHPLSGEKLSRVLALYRAKDFDDATNIATEILSHMGAGHSIGLHSTDDSRAIALGQSIPTCRVIVNQAHCFATGGAFNNGMPFSLSMGCGSWGGNAIDDNLNWKHFIQTTKVIREIPPVEPAVEDIFADYWAAAGK; encoded by the coding sequence ATGAACGTCCAAGACGATCTGATCGCTGTAGATGAAATCCTCGCCCGCGCGGCAGCGGTCCAAAAAGCCTATGAAACCAATGCAACCCAAGACCGCTATGACCGCGCAGCGCAGGCTGCGGCTTGGGCCATTATGGAACCCACACGCAACAAAACGCTCGCTGAACTGGCTGTGAAAACCACGGGTCTTGGAAACGTGCCTGACAAGATCATCAAAAACCACCGCAAGACACTTGGGTTAATGCGCGACATTGCAGATGCCAAAACCTGCGGCGTGGTCTCTGATGATCCTACAACAGGTATCACCGAAATTGCCCGCCCTGTTGGCGTCGTCGGTGCAGTTGTGCCCTCCACCAACCCTGCTGCAACCCCCGCAAATAACATCATCAATGCGCTGAAAGGCGGCAATTCCATTGTGGTCGCCCCATCGCCCAAAGGCGTGGCCTCCTGCGAATTGCTTCTCGAATACATCCACGCGGAATTCGACAAACTCGGCCTGTCACGTGACCTCGTCCAGATGATCCCTGCACCGGGATCAAAGGCGAAAACCCAACGCATGATGGAAGGTGTCAACCGCGTCATTTGCACAGGCAGCCAAAACAACGTGGAACGTGCTCAAACCTGTGGCACCCCTGCCGTGGCAGTGGGCGCTGGCAACGTTACCGTGATTGTTGACGAAACCGCAGACCTAAAGGCCGCCGCCGAAAAAATCACCGCATCCAAAACGTTTGACAACGCCACCTCCTGTTCTTCGGAAAACGAGGTCATCGTCGTTGATGCCGTCTATGACGCGTTCGTCGCAGAAATGGCCAAGGCAGGCGGTGCGCTGGTGCAAGACGAAGCGCGCATCATCGCCAAACTTTGGCCCGACGGGCATCTCAACCGCGAAGTCATCGCCCAAGACGCGGACAAAATGCTTCATGCGCTCGGCTTTGCGGATGAAGTACCTGCCGACACAAAATTCCTTGCCGTGGAAACCACAGGCATCGGCCCCGAACATCCTCTTTCTGGCGAAAAGCTCAGCCGCGTTCTCGCACTCTATCGTGCAAAGGACTTCGACGATGCCACCAATATCGCCACCGAAATCCTGTCCCACATGGGCGCAGGCCACTCCATCGGCCTCCATTCCACAGATGACAGTCGCGCCATTGCGCTCGGCCAATCCATTCCAACCTGCCGCGTGATTGTAAACCAAGCCCATTGTTTTGCCACAGGCGGCGCGTTCAACAACGGTATGCCGTTTTCCCTGTCCATGGGCTGCGGCAGCTGGGGCGGCAATGCGATTGACGACAACCTGAACTGGAAACACTTCATACAAACCACGAAAGTCATCCGCGAAATCCCTCCTGTTGAACCCGCGGTCGAAGACATCTTCGCAGACTATTGGGCAGCCGCAGGAAAATGA
- a CDS encoding tripartite tricarboxylate transporter substrate binding protein, giving the protein MKKLLAGAAIALAALTGTAQADGHANYPDRPVMMVVSYGAGGATDFQARIVTMTAGNEDALGMPIAILNKPGAGGRVGWNWFATQAEADGYTLSAYNVPHFIAQSIKGGVEYSTDSFEPIANWGADPAVFVVAADSEFNSMADVVDFAKANPGKLTFSGAGLFVGHHIAALQLEKAAGVKLAYIPNKKGGAGAMKAVVAGEVLGGVNNLSDAFRAREAGTVKILGVFDLERNAFMEDVPTMKEQGFDIDNASVNFRGVMVPKGTPQGVIDKLAETVPAMFENARVAKRMKAGGSPMAIMNREEVQAMWAKRQATLEELLKGL; this is encoded by the coding sequence ATGAAGAAACTACTAGCAGGGGCAGCCATCGCGCTTGCCGCACTTACAGGAACAGCACAGGCCGATGGCCACGCAAACTATCCAGATCGGCCTGTAATGATGGTCGTCAGCTACGGCGCAGGCGGGGCAACAGATTTCCAAGCCCGCATCGTCACTATGACCGCAGGCAACGAAGACGCACTTGGCATGCCAATCGCGATCCTGAACAAACCAGGTGCGGGTGGCCGCGTTGGCTGGAACTGGTTCGCCACACAGGCCGAAGCAGACGGTTACACCCTGTCCGCTTACAACGTGCCACACTTCATCGCACAGTCCATCAAAGGTGGCGTGGAATATTCCACAGACAGCTTTGAACCCATCGCAAACTGGGGCGCAGACCCTGCTGTGTTTGTGGTTGCCGCAGACAGCGAATTTAACTCCATGGCAGACGTTGTGGATTTCGCCAAAGCCAACCCAGGTAAGCTGACATTCTCTGGCGCGGGTCTCTTTGTGGGTCACCACATCGCAGCCCTACAACTTGAAAAAGCGGCAGGCGTGAAACTGGCCTACATCCCAAACAAAAAGGGCGGCGCAGGGGCCATGAAGGCCGTTGTCGCGGGCGAAGTTTTGGGCGGCGTGAACAACCTGTCTGACGCATTCCGCGCCCGCGAAGCTGGCACAGTGAAAATCCTCGGTGTGTTCGATCTGGAACGCAACGCCTTCATGGAAGACGTGCCAACAATGAAAGAGCAAGGCTTTGACATCGACAACGCTTCCGTAAACTTCCGCGGCGTGATGGTGCCAAAAGGCACTCCTCAAGGCGTAATCGACAAACTGGCCGAAACCGTGCCAGCCATGTTTGAAAACGCACGCGTCGCCAAGCGTATGAAAGCAGGCGGCTCCCCAATGGCGATTATGAACCGCGAAGAGGTTCAGGCCATGTGGGCCAAACGCCAAGCAACCTTGGAAGAACTGCTCAAGGGTCTTTAA
- a CDS encoding tripartite tricarboxylate transporter TctB family protein produces MNRLEHAIPAGIIMAVGLWVAWVSYTQTPAEAFVFPRLVSTVFVVLSVWTFATTLIKPSEGSVTISAKTWMNILPGLIIGGIFAFYLGKALGFYTATAIVVFTLVSIYDPAPHSEVKAWIKRILITAGFVAVMYLLFAMLLGVFTPREILFR; encoded by the coding sequence ATGAACCGTCTGGAACACGCCATTCCCGCAGGCATCATCATGGCGGTCGGCCTTTGGGTCGCATGGGTCAGCTACACACAAACCCCAGCCGAAGCTTTTGTCTTTCCGCGTCTTGTGTCCACTGTGTTTGTGGTTCTCTCCGTTTGGACCTTTGCCACAACACTGATCAAACCATCCGAAGGCAGCGTCACCATTTCAGCCAAAACATGGATGAACATCCTACCCGGTCTGATCATTGGTGGCATCTTTGCTTTTTACCTTGGCAAGGCTTTGGGCTTTTACACCGCCACCGCCATTGTCGTTTTCACACTTGTGTCCATTTACGACCCCGCCCCCCACAGCGAAGTCAAAGCATGGATCAAACGCATCCTTATTACCGCAGGGTTCGTCGCTGTGATGTACCTGCTTTTTGCAATGCTCCTTGGGGTCTTTACTCCAAGGGAAATCCTGTTTCGCTAA